Part of the Candidatus Brocadia sinica JPN1 genome, TAACTGTGCATAGATATATCCTCCAATCTCTTTTTTATTATATTGAACGACATTCATCAATTTATCGTCATCAAGGTGCATCCTGAATTTCTCAATTGCCTGACCAGTTAATCTAAAAAGCAAATCAGACTGTTCATCATAATCTATTTTAGGGTAATTCATGAGTTCATTCACAACGATATTTTCCGGACTGTCATGTATACCCCTGCCCTTCCCGCTTATAATATCAACACTATTTTCCTGCTCACGAAGCTTTTTTACCAAAATTTCTTCCGATACCGGTTGGTAATTAAGACTCCTCGTATCAAGGTCAAAATCCTTGAAGCCCGACCTTACTTCATTGCTTTGCTGAATAGTAATTCTTGGAATTTCTATAATGTTCTGCACAAAATCATGTACCACCGTTTCATAAGCTGCCTCAACTTCTTTTATCATTTCTGCGGCAAATAAATTTTTCTGTGGTGAACTGAAGATATTTTGCTTAATCTTTTCTACCGCTATTCGTTTGATTTCTGACTTTGTCAATTCATTAACGTTAGTTACCGCATTATTGAGTTCTGGAAGCGTAGAAAGAATGGTCTTTCTGAGTTCTAAATTAATCTGTGCTTTTTGCTGGCTTTCAGGTTCGGCAATAAGCTTAATCTTTTTTTGCTCTTCCTCAAATTTTTGTTCAATGTTTGAAATGGAAGTGATTACCTCTTTTTGCCCAATAATTTCCTGTGGATCAATTTCTATAATATTTTGCCTTTTGATAATAGAATCGGGTTGATTGGCCGCGTCAATTATTTCCTGAAATTTATCATGGGCGACAATCGTAAGTTTATCCACTTTATCAATACCCGTTCTTTTCCCATACGGCAAGCGTAAACCCCTGCCAATAGTCTGTTCTCTCAAGGTCATGGACGTAGCCGTTCTTAAGGGAATAATCGTATAGAGATTAGTTACGTCCCAGCCTTCTTTCAGCATATTGACATGAATAACAATTTCGATTTTATTTTCTGGCTTTTCCAAAGAAATCAGCTGTGCAATATTTTCTTCTTTTTCCGTACCCGTCTGGCTGGAGTGGATTTCCATTACCTTATCGGCGTAATACCCTTCAAAGAATGCGTCTGAAATGATCAAATGCTTTAATTTACCGGCATGGGTCGTATCCTGGGCAACAACCAGCACAAAAGGCTTTACAGGTTTTACTTTATTATCACGTGCATAAATATCCAAGGCCACTTTCGTGTCTTCGTGGATACGAATGCCGTCTTCCAGTTTTATCCTGTCCAGTTCATCATTGGAATATTGGGAAGGGTAAAAGTCTTTGCGGGTAGCCACTGCTGGCTCTTTCACAAAACCGTCTTGGATAGCCTTTGCTAATGAATATTCAAACACGACATTTTTAAACTTAATAGCACCTCCGCTTCGTTCTACTTGTGGGGTTGCGGTAA contains:
- a CDS encoding DEAD/DEAH box helicase, which produces MNRVAIAIKNRLSLRPPQADSLNILAELTDKLTLKKHTPNPLSRGEHKSPLLGGDSGVGSFLQQELEKVKSAYPTCVDFERNFPSICFSLATGVGKTRLMGAFVAYSYLSKGIKHYFVLAPNITIYNKLIEDFSNPNCPKYVFQGIEEFVHNQPRIITGDNYSYNVLRQKKMFVSDIHINIFNISKINAETKGGKLPRVKRLSEYLGDSYFNYLSSLDDLVLLMDESHHYRADRGMQVINELNPILGLELTATPQVERSGGAIKFKNVVFEYSLAKAIQDGFVKEPAVATRKDFYPSQYSNDELDRIKLEDGIRIHEDTKVALDIYARDNKVKPVKPFVLVVAQDTTHAGKLKHLIISDAFFEGYYADKVMEIHSSQTGTEKEENIAQLISLEKPENKIEIVIHVNMLKEGWDVTNLYTIIPLRTATSMTLREQTIGRGLRLPYGKRTGIDKVDKLTIVAHDKFQEIIDAANQPDSIIKRQNIIEIDPQEIIGQKEVITSISNIEQKFEEEQKKIKLIAEPESQQKAQINLELRKTILSTLPELNNAVTNVNELTKSEIKRIAVEKIKQNIFSSPQKNLFAAEMIKEVEAAYETVVHDFVQNIIEIPRITIQQSNEVRSGFKDFDLDTRSLNYQPVSEEILVKKLREQENSVDIISGKGRGIHDSPENIVVNELMNYPKIDYDEQSDLLFRLTGQAIEKFRMHLDDDKLMNVVQYNKKEIGGYIYAQLMQHFYFEAPSYEKPLVRPFTRIEEHNFSKYTKDSIHHFTETITPTNAIPNKVFSGFRKAYHNLYKFDFKTEKDFSVILEQDRAVIKWLRPASNQFRIMR